GTTTTTCCTGGACCGAACTACCTCTTGACGATCTTGTTCGTTCTGTGCCGTCTCGGGCGCcggtcttctctgctgcctgtagcttcttttgcctctcttgGTTTGACGCAGCCTCAGCATGCGTGTATGCGGGTTACTCTCTCAGGTGTGGCGCCATCTGTTTGCCGAGTTTGCGGAGACTGCGCCTGCACTTCGTCGAAGTAGCTTCAGACAACGTTCATGACCTGGAGTAAGTGCAAGTCGTTCTACGGCGAAGGTTGAGGTCGTTCGTCGGCCTTGTTTTCCAGTGTTTTCGACGTTGCGTTTCTTTCGAGTTCTTGCGTATCTTGGTGCACAAAGACTCCCGGAGAGTTCAGCACCCTTGTTGATCGCTTGGCTACTTAGACTGAGTTGTGTTGACCCGGATTTGATCAGCGTCCAACTCACCACCCCGGCAAATACACCTTCACTTTTTACATTTCTTATTGAACTTAAAGTAGTCTGGAACTACGTTTTTCATTAAAATAACAAAATTTCAAAGAGAACGGGGGACTTTGGTTCGACGTTGCACCCTGGGAGGACAGAGCAGCGCTCTCTGACTTCTTGCGACTCTTTCGAACATCCTGCTGTCCTCGCCTGCGGAGGTTGCAGGAAGAGTGGACGAGGTCGAAAGGGAAAAcacgcagagaggcggcagcgacCGGAGCCTGTCCTCCGTCAATCAGCACTGCCTCGCGTCGCTCGAAGCGGACTGCAAAGTCGAGGTTTTCAGCAGAGGGCTAGGAAAGCAGCTGAAAGGTCAGTGGGTAGTTCGCTCGTCCCTCGTTGTGCAAGAGTGTGCTGAACCTGACGCGTCTTtcgtgtgtatgtacaccccagcTGTCTTCTGGCAGGCTGCCCGCACTTGGAAACCCTGGCCGTGCATACAGATAGCGACGACGACCAGATGATTTTCCTCAATCGCCTGCTGATCAAATCGCTCCGGCGTCTGGCCGGAGACGACTCTAACGAGCCGGCACGAGATCTGCGAGACGCTCCTTCGAGCGCCACCACGACGGCGTTCGTCCATGCAGCCGGAGGCGAGGTTTCCGGGTCGAGACTTCGACCGCGCCTTCAACAGGCTTCTTCTGCCGCACTGGACGgcgagcagcgacagagtgCTTCCTCGCCAGAGCCGCGCCAAGCAGGGCTGCCGCGGCTTAAGGCCTTCCAGATGATGCTTCTGGACCTGCGAGTTATCCACCTCCTCGCTGGAGTGGCTCCGGGACTTCGTGTGCTGCGGCTGACTGAAGTGGACAGTTTTCGGTACGCGAAGccagagaagcggagggcAGTGTCTGAGAAAACGCGGGCGGGGGAACAGTCGATCTGCAGTGTACGTGCACCGGAGTTCCCTCTGTGCTCCGGCGTTCGTAAACTTAAAATTTGTGTGTGTAGAAGTGTCTGTGCATTATTTGTATCTACTGATcgatatacacatatgtaaGGGAGATATCGTAAGGGAGATATCGGTCCTTCTGATTGCGACTCAGCAGCAAAGAAAGATGTCTTAGTGAAGGGGAACTTTTCTatccgtctcttctgtcggcTGAATGGGACCGTACACACACTGAGGTAGTGTCGCACGGTCGCATTTTTGTGTGAGGACTTCCGAGTTTTCGAAAGATGTTTCGTATTCCGTGCTGCTTGATTCACAGTAACTGGGGATGCGCCTCCTGTGTTAACGCTGTGTTCTCCGAGCGCTGGCTATAGGGGTCCACACACTGGGTGGTTTCCAAGTGAGGGAGAGGGGTATCTTTCAGCTTTTTCTTGCCCATGCGTAGGCGCGCCCTGCAGCCAGCAGATGCGGTCTTGCTTCTGGCCTCTTGGTCGCGTTGCTGTCCCTTTGCCTGCCGTATGCGGTGGCGTGGAACAAAGAACCAGGTACTCCTAGGGTACCTAGAGGCGTTGCTTtcttttttgcatgcagatgccGCGAGGGTCGAACGGTTCTTATGGAAGCAGTCCGACATCTCCGCCAGTTGCAACGTGTCGAGTTGTTGGGCGTTCTGCTCGAAGCGGAGGGGAAAATCGAACTAGAcagtctcctcgctgcaGAGGCCGAATCTCGTGGCTGGGGACGAGACGCCTTGACCCTCGGGCATGGCTCCTCAGTTGCTCAAGAGTTTTTTATTCCGTGCATGTAACGGTTATTTATGGACAACGTTTCGTGGGCACTAGACGGAGCTGCTTGCCGACGAAAAATGCAGTTTTTGTCAACATGTGGCGGGACGGAGAGGCCCTCGCTTCTGGTGGACGCACGGCCTCGCGAGGGCTGCTGTTCTGTGCTGTGTTTTTGGTGAAACATCACGGGGAAAGTTCGGTACAAGTGCGTGACAACGGAGCGAACCATGAAGACGAACCGAGGGTAATCCGCACCTGCACTATGTATTGCACAGGCTCCTATAGCAGCAGTGATCTTGGCGTTCTTACCGAGAGGCAAACCTGTGGCTGACGAGGTTGAGTTTGAAAAATTACGAGACTGAGTTATGGACTATACAAACTATATTTTGGGCAGCGACATGTTTTTCGGTAATTTGTACCCGCTCTTACCACAAATCAGGGAAGGCGTTGCGGGTGTCGCCGACAGACAGAGCACGATGTTGGGTTATGTAAGAACACGAAACTGGTTGGAAAAAGCGCAAACGGTTTGCtgacagacagaaacgccgTGAATGGCgagccagagagagacaaacgaagTAACGCAAACACGCCGAGAAACAAACTGGGGTCAGCTGATGGTATCCTTGCTTTTTGAGGCTGCGAGGCCGAACGAAGTAGATCAGCAACGGGATTTGGGAAAGGGGAAGGAAAGTTTCGAGGCAAAAGCAAACCAAACGAAGATGGACACAGTTTATTGCAAGCGTGCGCATGTTCGAAGTGAAAACTCGTTCTTCCCTTAAGTCACAGATAGCACGCGCGTTTTCTGGGACGAGGACCAGCAGCGACCAGCACAGCTGCTTGCACGCATTATTTCTTCCACTCGATTTTTCGTCCGAATTCAGGGGCTCCATACTTTCCGAAGAACCTCGTACAGTATGTGTCAGCGAAACCGGGTGTTGCTGGTGGAAGGCAGTAGCTGAGGAGGAAACGCTTGGAACCGCATCTCCGACATGCGTATGAATTTACGTGTACACGGCTGTGAGAAAAACGACTAACTTTGTTCACTGAAACATTTGGGGCCGTAAGATCTTGAGCGAATCCGTCAGAATAGGAAGGCAAAGGGACTGTTCACATTGAAGGCTAAAGGCAGCTGCCATGCCGGTCTCTCCTTCACCTTTTCCGTGGTTTTATCTCGCTCATCTGAACTTTGTTCATAGAATCGAGAGTTGAAAATCTACAACGATTATCATATTGATCGCTTTATCCGATTCCTCCAGTGCATATCACCACTGACAGTGACGATCATTGAGCGGCATcggtgtttctcctttttgcAATAACGCGAAGAACGTCGAAAACCCTTTGTGGTCGCGAAAACGGACTCGCTACGGTTTAGGAAAAGATATACTACCAGAGTGACTCGGTGGACCGAGTTACATTACCCCTAACTCCAGAAAACGCTGTCCCAacttgtctctttcctgtgcTTCCCTCTGGGCATCAAAGTCCTGCCCTGATGATGTCTTCTGTTTGCCTCCTGCAGTTTTGGATTCACCTCCTTACGCACATTGCGTGAGAGGACACGCCCCGACACCACGTTCTGTGCGGACTGTGTGTTTACCGATTCGTGACGCATGTGTTTATCATGCTACCCCCTGTCTTCGTTGCCCCGTCGACGTCGATGATTTGTACACGAACAAAAGCTTTTTGCGGGTCAACTTTTAGCTGTTTCTCCGAACATCGAGAACGCTCCATCTCGTCTCAAGTCATTGTTTGTTCTATTTTCTAGCCTTGTCCACCGACACGAAaggtcttctccttccttgtgTTTCCGACCTGGGAACGAGGACGATTGCCATCTTTTTGGCTCTCTGTTCGGCCGGCGATATCCGCTAGTGCGTAGCTCTGTCGATATGTGATCCACTTGCGGGTGTGGAAACACACGTTTCGCTGTTCCATTCCTATGATTTTGAAGAGCACACACATTGCTTCCTGCAAGAAGTATCTCTGGCTGTTTTGACATTATTTTGCTGCGCCAGCTGTGTTGTCACTTCCCCTGACACGGTTGAAGAACTGGGCAGCCTTTTAGAGGGGATTTGATATTCGCTCTCTAGCACTGACTGCCGCTTGCAGGATTGCGGAAAGAGAGATTAACCCCAAAAACAGGCATTTCTTTTGTCTGATGAACACATACGGATTCTGAAGAACACAACAGACAGACAGTCGGGGTCGTAGAGCTGGGCACCGACACTAATCGTCTACCACTCTGTGTTTTGCGCGCTATCGCCTCGCTTTTCCTTCGATATGTTCGCCTTTGGCGTTTCTAACGGAATTCTTCTGATTACCATGTCCCAACTCAGTACTAAAGAAAAACGCTTGATGGTTTCCGCACCAAAGAGGAGATTCTGTCATTTCATTCTCCTCAAGAAGTAGTTTGAATGAAAAGCCGAATTCGAAGCTcagcaaagaagaggcagtcAGGGACTGCAGAGTACGCTTCTCGAAGATGcctttcttgcttcttctcggctgctGCGCGTGATCGATTTGCCAGGTCCGAACTTCCCGTCGTTTTCCCGGAGACTGCAGCTGCAACTTCCCCTAGCACAAAATGGATGATGATGAAAAATTAGACGGGGGGGCAGATTCGTCTTCCCCAGCGTGTCTGCCTACAGCCATTGTGTTTCACGTTGCCTCTTTTTTGACTCCGAACGACGTCTGCTCTATGGGGGCGACATGTCGCAAGTGGCGAGAGGTGTGCTGTTCAGACCTGCAGCCTCTATGGAGGGAATTTGTGAGTAAGAAGTTCGGTCGGAAGTACGAGAACTACGTCACCTTCACGGGTGACAGTGATTGGCGATGTTTGTATCTCAAAATTTCGGCATTCATTTCAAATTTGCGCAGAGGGAATGCGAAGGTCAAATACTACCCGGCTCTCCTTGAGCCTCCACTCTCTGACTCCTACGAAGGATGCTTAGCCATGACTACCGATTGCTCTCGCCTTTTGTGGGAGAACGGCAGAGTTCTTCAGTGTGTTGATGTTGAGCAAGGTAAGGAGCTGTGGCGAGTGTCGGTGTCGAATCGAAAAAGTGGTGCTTCCCGGCCGAGTGTCGTGGTGGGGAAGAGTAAGGTTTTCCTCCATCTGGAGCAACAGGTGCATGTCTACGAGCTCTCTAGTGgagccttcgtttctcttctctccattccACCAGACACAGACGCTTCTTTGGCCCCTCTTGGTTGCACCGAAACAACAGGGAATAACATGCCTCTGGACGTATCGCTCCGGAACATGCATTTCACCTTTTTGACGAAGCGGACGCTGTTTGTCTTCCACTCAGAAAGTCTCCAACTTCTCTACAAAGTCCAGCATCGCGAGCTGACGCCCCTCATCGACACAGTTGAGGGTATCGACTTTTGTTGGGCGGGCAACCAATGCTGCGCTGGTCCAGACGGCACAGAGTGCCACGAGTGCTCGGCAAACGGTTTAATGCTGCGGCCACAGTGTCAGCAAATCTGCAGACACATTGTCACCTGGTTGGTTAAGAGGAGTCGGTCGATAAAAATCTGGGACATACGTGACGGATCGAATGTGTATTGCTTGCGCGGACACGACGCGCCGGTCCAGAAGGTTCGCCACGTGATGAACTGGAGAGACCTCGCCGATTACTTCTTAGCTTCTCTCGACACTGAGGGAAGCGTGAGAATCTGGGGCTCGCATGACAAACactttttctgtttgcatGAACTGAAACCCGACGTCTCACGAGGCACCGTGTTCCGCATGTCGTTCTCGACGACGCATCTCATGACAATGTCTAAGGAGGCGGCTGGCGGAGACGTCCTGATCACCGTCTGGAAATTCAACCAGGCACCCGCAAATGCCTTGTTGCGGATAGCTCATCGTTCGCTCGCGAAAAAAGCACATGCAATGGCATCAGGAGAAAACGGGACCGACAAAACCAATTGGAATGCACCGATCATGCCTAGAACCCGGCGATGGAGCAAACAAACGGTAGATAACACTACAGACAGAGAACATGTGGGCGCTGCAACCCAGCACGCCTTGCCTTCGTCGTTTTCGCATTTCTCCCAGGCACACAGAGATTCACGCATTGAAGAAAACGGAACATCGAGGTCTACCCGTGACTCTCACATTCGCTGTGGTCTTGGTCCCAGTTTGCcggcagaagcagacacCGATGAAGCCGGAAGAACCGAAAatacagaaagagaaggctgTCGAGAACGGGTCCCACggagtggagaaggaaaaacagaggaacaCCTTCGCGAAAAACAGTGCAATTTCTACAGAAAACgcatttcctcttcttgccgAGATGGGGGTCGGCATCAGACCGAAACGCAACCATCCGGAGGGTCGGCGGGACGCGATACTCACAATTGGCTCTTCGAGTGTGGCACATCTGCAAACATGCCAGCACACGGAGAGAGACCAGCACGTGATTCAATAGCGGGTACGGCAAATAAAACTTTTTCCTCACCTGGACAGATCTGATGGC
This portion of the Toxoplasma gondii ME49 chromosome III, whole genome shotgun sequence genome encodes:
- a CDS encoding F-box domain-containing protein (encoded by transcript TGME49_299230) → MDDDEKLDGGADSSSPACLPTAIVFHVASFLTPNDVCSMGATCRKWREVCCSDLQPLWREFVSKKFGRKYENYVTFTGDSDWRCLYLKISAFISNLRRGNAKVKYYPALLEPPLSDSYEGCLAMTTDCSRLLWENGRVLQCVDVEQGKELWRVSVSNRKSGASRPSVVVGKSKVFLHLEQQVHVYELSSGAFVSLLSIPPDTDASLAPLGCTETTGNNMPLDVSLRNMHFTFLTKRTLFVFHSESLQLLYKVQHRELTPLIDTVEGIDFCWAGNQCCAGPDGTECHECSANGLMLRPQCQQICRHIVTWLVKRSRSIKIWDIRDGSNVYCLRGHDAPVQKVRHVMNWRDLADYFLASLDTEGSVRIWGSHDKHFFCLHELKPDVSRGTVFRMSFSTTHLMTMSKEAAGGDVLITVWKFNQAPANALLRIAHRSLAKKAHAMASGENGTDKTNWNAPIMPRTRRWSKQTVDNTTDREHVGAATQHALPSSFSHFSQAHRDSRIEENGTSRSTRDSHIRCGLGPSLPAEADTDEAGRTENTEREGCRERVPRSGEGKTEEHLREKQCNFYRKRISSSCRDGGRHQTETQPSGGSAGRDTHNWLFECGTSANMPAHGERPARDSIAGTANKTFSSPGQI